The proteins below come from a single Malus domestica chromosome 03, GDT2T_hap1 genomic window:
- the LOC139194651 gene encoding uncharacterized protein has product MDFARTTQGYKGNKFTWETTHGGGIRVRFDRVLVNQEWINLFPNASVFHPKPNSSDHIPLLLDWEAKCILKYKKSFHYEEAWMTREGCTEAVKLGWTTKFEGSPMFQVAEKIKATRIQLINWVNRGHRRLPGDIAAIEDKLNSLFGQSFNDTTIAQRKELYMQLHSLLAQEEAFWMQRSRENWLHLGDQNTKYFHQKVNRRQQRNGLHGLFDENGDWHDNKPGIENIIMNYFTKIFYSPGTTEFDEVLEAVTPIVGPDLNAALTMPFTDEEIKMAFFQMHPSKSPGPDACHRVRMHVTGFLPKTLGYGGTRRMQ; this is encoded by the exons ATGGACTTTGCTCGAACAACTCAAG GGTATAAAGGAAACAAGTTTACATGGGAAACAACACATGGAGGAGGCATAAGGGTTCGATTTGATCGAGTTCTTGTCAACCAGGAGTGGATAAATTTATTTCCAAATGCTTCAGTTTTTCATCCCAAGCCAAACTCCTCAGATCATATCCCGCTGTTACTTGATTGGGAGGCAAAGTGCATATTAAAGTACAAAAAATCTTTCCATTATGAGGAAGCTTGGATGACAAGGGAAGGATGTACAGAGGCTGTAAAATTGGGGTGGACTACTAAATTTGAAGGCTCGCCGATGTTTCAAGTTGCAGAAAAAATAAAGGCCACTCGAATTCAATTGATCAATTGGGTGAACCGTGGACATCGAAGACTCCCTGGCGATATTGCAGCAATTGAGGATAAGTTGAACAGTCTCTTTGGCCAGTCCTTCAACGATACCACCATAGCTCAACGGAAAGAATTATATATGCAACTCCACTCTTTACTTGCTCAAGAGGAAGCCTTTTGGATGCAGCGATCCCGAGAGAATTGGTTACATTTAGGTGATCAAAACActaaatattttcaccaaaaggtGAATCGAAGGCAACAAAGAAATGGGTTACATGGCCTATTCGACGAAAATGGAGATTGGCATGACAATAAACCTGGTATCGAGAATATTATTATGAATTATTTTACAAAGATTTTTTATTCGCCGGGTACAACGGAATTCGATGAGGTTCTGGAGGCCGTAACCCCAATAGTGGGGCCGGATTTGAATGCAGCACTTACTATGCCATTCACGGATGAAGAGATAAAGATGGCTTTCTTTCAGATGCATCCTTCGAAGTCGCCGGGTCCGGATGCATGTCACCGGGTCCGGATGCATGTCACCGGGTTTCTACCCAAAACACTGGGCTATGGTGGGACAAGACGTATGCAATGA